The DNA region TTTCTAAATCATCAGTACCATCATGAGGCCAGAAAGTTGGCCTATTGACTGGATCCAGAGCTATATCTGGATGAGCATCCTTGAAATCTTCCATTGTCATTTCACTGTAAGGAAGGAGGCTGTTCAAGTGATCCAATTCTTTTTTGTACCTGAAAGTAAaaacaaaaatgtaaaaaagcaATGAAAAACAAATCCATTGAAAAACATTCTCTTTAAACTTCTAACTTTTGAGTATCACTTAATGAAAGAACCCTTCTATTCTATATTATAATCTCATCATATTACAGAATTAAAgacaataaaaatgaataaactttCAGTTATCAATCTACTTACTTTGCAATATCTTCATTAGATTCTTTATTGAAAGCCTCGATATCTGCTCTGATTTCTTTTTCCAACGCATCAATTTGAGAAGACACAGTATCTGGTGGGTAAGGAATTTTCAATGCACTATATTGTTTCTGGAAATCATCGACCATTCCTGCTACAGGAACTTTAGCCTTGTAATGAGACCAATCAATGGTTGGTGGGTTTTCTGGGTAAGCTAGCACTCTGAAATCAATATTATCAGCCTTATATGATCGATTTAAAAACTCAAATCATCCATAATTCAAAGACTTTGTTCCTTTTGATTCCACATAAATCAACTGTAACTGGTACCGTTCAATAAGATACAGTGGGTTAATATGACCTAACTAGTATGAACAACCACGACTAGCTCAATGGTGTattcacagtggaggtctttggtccacagttataatggagaatcgagaaggatacagcggcggccagatctggttggagactatccatgccctgagtgtggaaggatctgcaggtcacggttgggtctctttagtcacaggagggcacacaatcgcaactagcactaagaagttacaagtctgttcgaattttttttttattttattttttttttttttcttcttctttttgtagatttatttccggtaacgggatacagcaatgaatgaatgaatggtgtataaatacatatTGAATTCTTAGTTCTCAATTCTTTGGGGGGTTGCGGGAAAAAACCAATACTAATACACGAAAGCTCCAATACTTGGAAGACATAATGAGGAATGAAAACAGATTTCACTTATTG from Coccinella septempunctata chromosome 1, icCocSept1.1, whole genome shotgun sequence includes:
- the LOC123322601 gene encoding ATP synthase subunit d, mitochondrial-like; this encodes MAAKRIVKSSINWAQLAERVPEHQRSTYQAFKAKSDGYLRKVLAYPENPPTIDWSHYKAKVPVAGMVDDFQKQYSALKIPYPPDTVSSQIDALEKEIRADIEAFNKESNEDIAKYKKELDHLNSLLPYSEMTMEDFKDAHPDIALDPVNRPTFWPHDGTDDLENERRIGSDH